One segment of Xanthomonas oryzae pv. oryzae DNA contains the following:
- the holA gene encoding DNA polymerase III subunit delta has protein sequence MELRPEQLAGQSNQPLQPVYLIAGPETLRVLEAADAVRARARAEGIGEREVFDADGRDFDWNQLDASFNAPSLFSPRRLVEVRLPSGKPGKDGAEVITRFCANPPPDVVLLITANDWSKAHQGKWAEAVGRIGTIAVAWAIKPHELSDWIERRLRAHGLRADAAAVQRLSERVEGNLLAAAQEIDKLALLADGKTLDLQAMESLVADAARYDVFRLAETTFSGQPAAVIRMLAGLRAEGEAVAALMPILIKELLRTASLAKVQANGGNLAAEMKAQGLWESRQAPFKRALQRHPEPRRWERFVAEAGLVDRMAKGRADGDAWVGLERLLVAVAEARAVRLLA, from the coding sequence ATGGAACTTCGCCCCGAGCAACTGGCCGGCCAGTCCAACCAGCCGTTGCAGCCAGTCTATCTGATCGCCGGCCCGGAGACCTTGCGTGTGCTTGAGGCCGCCGACGCTGTGCGCGCGCGCGCGCGCGCTGAAGGCATCGGTGAACGCGAAGTCTTCGATGCCGATGGCCGCGATTTCGACTGGAATCAGCTCGACGCCAGCTTCAACGCGCCCAGCCTGTTCAGTCCGCGCCGCCTGGTCGAGGTGCGCCTGCCCAGCGGCAAGCCCGGCAAGGATGGCGCCGAGGTCATCACCCGCTTCTGCGCCAACCCGCCGCCGGATGTGGTGCTGCTGATCACCGCCAACGACTGGAGCAAGGCGCATCAGGGCAAGTGGGCCGAGGCCGTCGGCCGCATCGGCACGATTGCCGTTGCCTGGGCGATCAAGCCGCATGAACTCTCCGACTGGATCGAGCGTCGCCTGCGTGCGCACGGCCTGCGTGCCGACGCCGCCGCGGTGCAGCGCCTGAGCGAGCGGGTGGAAGGCAACCTGCTTGCCGCTGCGCAGGAAATCGACAAGCTCGCTCTGCTGGCCGATGGCAAGACACTGGATCTGCAGGCGATGGAGTCGTTGGTGGCCGATGCCGCACGCTACGACGTCTTTCGGCTGGCCGAAACCACGTTTTCGGGGCAGCCGGCCGCGGTGATCCGCATGCTTGCCGGCCTGCGCGCCGAAGGCGAGGCGGTCGCCGCGCTGATGCCGATCCTCATCAAGGAATTACTTCGCACTGCGTCGCTGGCGAAGGTGCAGGCCAACGGCGGCAACCTCGCTGCCGAAATGAAGGCGCAGGGGCTGTGGGAATCGCGCCAGGCGCCATTCAAGCGCGCGCTGCAACGTCACCCCGAACCGCGTCGCTGGGAGCGCTTCGTCGCCGAAGCCGGGCTGGTCGATCGCATGGCCAAAGGTCGCGCCGACGGCGACGCCTGGGTGGGTCTGGAACGCCTGCTGGTGGCCGTGGCCGAAGCCCGCGCGGTGAGATTGTTGGCGTGA
- the nadD gene encoding nicotinate-nucleotide adenylyltransferase, whose protein sequence is MTAREAGTAEQGAGSGERELPTSATADPSTQPAFLASATPTSATINAPAASDPRLSDSQIPTPDSRPHTDSRFPIPDARLHLYYGGTFDPIHVGHLAIACAARDELGARVHLVPAADPPHRPAPGATAAQRAQMLQLALSDYPGLQLDTRELQRAAHSDAPSYTVDTLRALRAELGSAAPIAWLLGADAFVGLDHWHAWQALFGLAHFVVAARPGTTLELADAPQLAAAVQGRWVASAGDLVSAPAGRLYLLHQPLRGESASAVRSRIATGAEWQALVSPPVAAMIQREGLYRSACPAS, encoded by the coding sequence GTGACCGCGAGGGAGGCCGGAACCGCGGAGCAGGGCGCAGGCTCAGGAGAGCGGGAGTTGCCGACTAGCGCAACCGCAGACCCAAGCACACAGCCGGCATTCCTCGCGAGCGCCACTCCGACGTCAGCGACTATCAACGCCCCCGCCGCCTCAGACCCGCGCCTTTCCGACTCCCAAATCCCGACTCCCGACTCCCGGCCCCACACCGATTCCCGATTCCCGATTCCCGATGCCAGGCTGCATCTCTACTACGGCGGCACCTTCGACCCGATCCATGTAGGCCATCTGGCCATTGCCTGCGCGGCGCGCGACGAACTGGGAGCACGCGTGCACCTGGTGCCGGCCGCCGACCCGCCGCATCGCCCTGCGCCCGGCGCCACCGCCGCGCAGCGTGCGCAGATGCTGCAGCTGGCGCTGTCCGACTATCCCGGGCTGCAACTGGATACCCGCGAACTGCAGCGCGCCGCGCATAGCGATGCGCCGTCCTACACCGTCGATACCTTGCGCGCGCTGCGTGCCGAACTCGGCTCCGCCGCCCCAATCGCCTGGCTACTGGGCGCCGATGCTTTTGTCGGGCTGGACCATTGGCATGCGTGGCAGGCGTTGTTCGGGCTGGCGCACTTCGTGGTGGCCGCACGACCGGGTACCACATTGGAGCTGGCCGACGCACCGCAGCTGGCCGCGGCGGTGCAGGGCCGCTGGGTCGCCAGCGCAGGCGACCTGGTCAGCGCGCCGGCCGGCCGCCTCTATTTGCTGCATCAGCCCTTGCGCGGCGAATCGGCCAGCGCAGTGCGTTCGCGCATCGCCACCGGCGCCGAATGGCAAGCCCTGGTGTCGCCGCCAGTGGCCGCAATGATTCAGCGCGAAGGCCTGTACCGCAGCGCCTGCCCGGCTAGCTGA
- the rsfS gene encoding ribosome silencing factor, with the protein MTSQAQVIKTSLPNPPPSVPALLATVREAVEELKAKDVVEIDVRGKSSVCDYMVVVSGTSTRHVKSIADEVVKFAKRLEVMPLGVEGEREAEWVLVDLGDVVVHVMLPRVREFYALERLWTVGDQRPSDTDESGADED; encoded by the coding sequence TTGACCAGCCAAGCCCAAGTTATCAAGACCTCCCTTCCGAACCCGCCACCGTCCGTGCCGGCCCTGTTGGCCACCGTGCGCGAGGCTGTCGAAGAACTGAAAGCCAAGGACGTGGTCGAGATCGATGTGCGCGGCAAGTCCAGTGTCTGCGACTACATGGTGGTGGTCTCGGGTACCTCGACCCGCCATGTCAAATCGATCGCCGACGAAGTGGTCAAGTTCGCCAAGCGTCTGGAGGTGATGCCGCTGGGCGTGGAAGGCGAGCGCGAAGCCGAATGGGTGCTGGTCGACCTGGGCGATGTGGTCGTGCATGTGATGCTGCCGCGCGTGCGCGAGTTCTATGCGCTGGAGCGCCTGTGGACCGTGGGCGACCAGCGTCCGTCCGATACGGACGAGTCCGGCGCGGACGAAGACTGA
- a CDS encoding J domain-containing protein: MPKKTRELPVAPDSRVLQQLRGQPAQENGPPLSPARKRFDRLLHDLQRHRSELEAWQHALAQWRERYFAELQPLFNLRCAADIALVEELDRASVAVKLGKADRQFLSDLVCDIAGPLIEAGHEALRPIYDRHSAVSYEQEVSESDALMKQILGEACGLDADELDGIESPEELYERVSERLQQEHVQQQQRQTQRRKRAEKKTVAGSAEPPPLRELYRKLAGNLHPDRATDSDDHASRTLLMQRLNAAYKAGDLLGLLELQAEIGLLDAQGVDAMSPARLKDYNRELERQCKDLQQQVLQQAYDFCAQYGLDLPSRPKPERLSRLMGQLKRDVEDDLIEARQSLSELSDPKSFKRWLKMQRVMSDMPDAPWF; the protein is encoded by the coding sequence ATGCCGAAAAAAACTCGCGAATTGCCAGTTGCACCCGATTCACGGGTATTGCAGCAACTGCGTGGCCAGCCAGCGCAGGAAAACGGCCCGCCGCTATCGCCGGCGCGCAAACGCTTCGACCGGCTGCTGCACGATCTGCAGCGCCACCGCTCCGAATTGGAGGCCTGGCAGCATGCGCTCGCCCAGTGGCGCGAGCGCTACTTCGCCGAATTGCAGCCCTTGTTCAACCTTCGCTGTGCGGCCGACATCGCCTTGGTCGAAGAACTCGATCGCGCGTCTGTCGCGGTCAAACTGGGCAAGGCCGACCGGCAATTTTTGTCCGATCTGGTGTGCGATATCGCCGGCCCGTTGATCGAAGCAGGGCACGAAGCGCTACGGCCGATTTACGATCGCCATAGCGCGGTGAGCTACGAACAGGAAGTGTCCGAATCCGACGCCTTGATGAAGCAGATTCTTGGCGAAGCCTGTGGGCTGGATGCCGACGAACTGGATGGCATCGAGTCGCCTGAGGAACTCTACGAACGCGTCAGCGAGCGCTTGCAGCAGGAGCACGTGCAGCAACAGCAACGCCAGACGCAACGGCGCAAGCGCGCCGAAAAGAAAACGGTTGCCGGCAGTGCCGAACCGCCCCCGTTGCGCGAGCTCTATCGCAAGCTGGCCGGCAATCTGCACCCCGACCGCGCCACGGACAGCGACGACCACGCATCGCGTACCCTGCTGATGCAGCGGCTCAACGCCGCCTACAAGGCCGGCGATCTGCTGGGCCTGCTCGAATTGCAGGCAGAAATCGGCTTGCTGGACGCACAAGGCGTGGATGCGATGAGTCCGGCGCGATTGAAGGACTACAACCGCGAACTGGAGCGGCAGTGCAAGGATCTGCAACAGCAGGTGCTGCAGCAGGCATATGACTTCTGCGCCCAGTATGGACTGGATCTGCCGTCGCGCCCCAAGCCTGAGCGGTTGAGCAGGTTGATGGGCCAACTCAAGCGTGATGTTGAAGACGATCTGATCGAAGCCCGCCAAAGCCTGAGTGAACTCTCCGACCCAAAATCGTTCAAGCGTTGGCTGAAGATGCAACGCGTCATGTCGGACATGCCAGACGCTCCGTGGTTCTGA
- a CDS encoding alkaline phosphatase PhoX: MQLTSQQIADAGKTIAEDDYRDTEFCGACWDPLARTLFVNIQTPGITLAITGPWERGPL, encoded by the coding sequence GTGCAGCTGACCTCGCAGCAGATTGCCGACGCCGGCAAGACGATTGCCGAAGACGATTACCGCGATACGGAGTTCTGCGGTGCGTGTTGGGACCCGTTGGCGCGCACCTTGTTCGTCAACATCCAGACGCCGGGCATCACGCTGGCGATCACCGGGCCGTGGGAACGCGGACCGTTGTAA
- the rlmH gene encoding 23S rRNA (pseudouridine(1915)-N(3))-methyltransferase RlmH, with protein MKCRLIATGERAPSWVAQGFAEYQKRLSHWMPLELVEIEPGLRGKGRDAQRATDDEGRRVLAALPKNAYVVALDVPGRPLSSEQLAQRMEHWRGQGRDLALLIGGPEGHSAEVLKSASESWSIGPLTLPHMLVRLIVAEQLYRAAAMLANHPYHRA; from the coding sequence ATGAAATGCCGATTGATCGCCACTGGCGAACGTGCGCCGTCGTGGGTAGCGCAAGGGTTTGCCGAATACCAGAAGCGTCTCTCGCACTGGATGCCGCTGGAGCTCGTCGAGATCGAGCCCGGCCTGCGCGGCAAAGGTCGCGATGCACAGCGCGCGACCGACGACGAAGGGCGCCGCGTGCTCGCCGCACTTCCGAAAAATGCCTACGTGGTGGCGCTCGATGTGCCGGGGCGCCCACTCAGTTCCGAACAGCTCGCCCAGCGCATGGAGCATTGGCGCGGGCAGGGCCGCGACCTGGCGTTGTTGATCGGCGGGCCCGAAGGCCACTCGGCAGAGGTGCTGAAAAGCGCCAGTGAAAGCTGGTCGATCGGCCCGCTCACCCTGCCGCACATGCTGGTGCGCCTGATCGTCGCCGAGCAGTTGTATCGGGCCGCAGCGATGCTGGCCAATCATCCTTATCACCGCGCATAG
- a CDS encoding TonB-dependent receptor has protein sequence MTIHSARHRRPFFCSTSPVRYGRISMLALALSGAVGMLATGTAAAQSTTTGIYGSAPASAGATVTAQSDNGFTRTAPVDASGRYAIGNLPVGTYTVTLQREGQAAETRKNIALRVGAGTDVSFGSSDASSGTATLGTITVTGNNISPVDVSATASRTVITAEQLQRLPLARSGEAIALLSPGAVQGSGYFGNAISFGGAGVTENAYYLNGYLSSNPLTNIGGVTLPYGAIDQQETYTGGYSARYGRSAGGVLSQVGKRGTNEWHFGGQMLWRPKSLSSDYKDVFYPDTPLPSSDYSYSKPKLPGTLYRSRKGDKAWNTVFSAYVGGPLIEDKLFVFLAAEQERKDGVSTASRGASVIGRDTYRVDKPKVYAKVDWNINDSNILEFTGVKNNDRESGAYSDFSYPGVIARSASGAFADTVKVDDRYYIGKYTSYITDALTFSATYGKSQQSDYRNNPSLAPYLYNANREDPAITGGGEIHNNQTSTQSRDGENRTHGLRLDLEYVLGSHTLASGVDNMYFNANNEGALTTGPGYTWSYDNLDPNVPISDTLGVGPAGGNGYYVYRGVFKTATSMSVRQKAYFLEDKWQINDRLLLILGVRNDKFTNFNDAGKVYVESGDQWAPRLGISWDAFGDSSLKVYGNVGRYYLALPNSVAIRGASPSTKTSEYFTYTGIDAQGNPTGLTPIPVDPSVGVSCSGNVVSSDRECGQQPDVASVAAHNLKSMYQDEFMVGFDKTLGSDWVTGAKFTYRNLGTTIDDVCDSDKMRTKLTAIGVDPSTVDVPGCVIFNPGETNSFSLANLDGSGRTALSMSSADWGFDKKAKRKYLALDLFLQHPFDGTWEGRIDYTVSRNFGNTEGQVKSDIGQADVSKTQDWDAAALMWYSGGYLANDRRHQIKLYGSYQIAPEWLIAGNIRVLSGTPKSCLGYVSINGISENSAAGDPVGYGSSYHTCNGQPSRPGDAGRLPWTKIVDLGLTYRPEFADKKLAFTLQGFNIFNERKPLQVDSIWEDNHYKLSNTYGMGVNFTQPRYTVLSVSYDY, from the coding sequence ATGACCATCCATTCCGCACGGCACCGCCGCCCGTTCTTCTGCTCCACGTCGCCTGTGCGCTATGGCCGCATCAGCATGCTTGCGCTTGCACTGAGCGGAGCCGTCGGCATGCTCGCCACGGGCACTGCGGCCGCGCAAAGCACCACGACCGGTATCTATGGAAGCGCACCGGCCAGTGCGGGGGCAACGGTCACCGCGCAGAGCGATAACGGCTTTACGCGCACTGCGCCGGTCGATGCCAGCGGCCGCTATGCCATCGGCAATCTGCCAGTGGGCACTTACACCGTCACTCTGCAACGCGAAGGCCAGGCCGCCGAAACGCGCAAGAACATTGCATTGCGCGTCGGCGCCGGCACCGATGTGTCCTTCGGCAGCAGCGATGCGTCTAGCGGCACTGCCACGCTGGGCACCATCACGGTCACCGGCAATAACATCTCGCCGGTGGATGTTTCTGCTACCGCCTCACGCACGGTGATCACTGCCGAGCAGTTGCAGCGCTTGCCGCTGGCACGCTCTGGCGAAGCGATCGCGCTGTTGTCGCCTGGCGCGGTGCAGGGCAGTGGTTATTTCGGCAACGCCATTTCCTTCGGCGGCGCCGGCGTCACTGAAAATGCCTACTATCTCAACGGCTATCTCAGCTCCAATCCGCTGACCAACATCGGCGGCGTCACCCTGCCCTACGGCGCTATCGACCAGCAGGAGACCTACACCGGCGGCTACAGCGCCCGCTACGGCCGCTCGGCAGGCGGCGTGCTCAGCCAAGTTGGCAAGCGTGGCACCAACGAGTGGCACTTCGGCGGCCAGATGCTGTGGCGGCCGAAGAGCTTGTCCAGCGACTACAAGGATGTGTTCTATCCAGACACGCCACTGCCCTCTTCCGACTATTCCTATTCCAAACCAAAGTTGCCCGGCACGCTGTACCGTAGCCGCAAGGGCGACAAGGCCTGGAATACGGTCTTTAGCGCCTATGTCGGTGGACCGCTCATTGAGGACAAACTGTTCGTTTTCCTTGCCGCCGAGCAGGAGCGGAAAGACGGCGTGTCGACCGCAAGCCGCGGCGCTTCGGTCATCGGCCGAGACACCTATCGTGTGGACAAGCCGAAGGTCTACGCCAAGGTCGACTGGAACATCAATGACAGCAACATTCTTGAATTCACCGGCGTCAAGAACAACGACCGTGAAAGCGGCGCGTACAGCGATTTCAGCTACCCTGGAGTGATCGCCCGAAGCGCAAGCGGTGCGTTCGCCGATACGGTCAAGGTCGACGACCGGTACTACATCGGCAAATACACCAGCTACATCACCGACGCACTGACCTTCAGCGCGACCTACGGCAAGAGCCAGCAGAGCGACTATCGCAACAATCCCAGCCTGGCTCCATATCTGTACAACGCCAATCGGGAGGATCCGGCCATCACCGGTGGCGGCGAGATTCACAACAACCAGACCTCGACCCAGTCACGCGATGGCGAGAATCGTACCCATGGCCTGCGCCTGGACCTTGAGTACGTGCTCGGCAGTCATACGCTTGCCAGCGGCGTGGACAACATGTACTTCAACGCCAACAACGAAGGTGCACTCACCACTGGACCAGGCTACACCTGGTCCTACGACAACCTCGATCCCAACGTACCTATCTCCGACACGTTGGGTGTCGGTCCGGCAGGCGGCAATGGCTACTACGTCTACCGCGGCGTCTTCAAGACAGCCACCAGCATGTCGGTCAGGCAAAAAGCCTATTTTCTCGAGGACAAGTGGCAGATCAATGATCGTCTGTTGCTGATCCTGGGCGTGCGCAACGACAAGTTCACCAATTTCAATGATGCTGGCAAGGTCTATGTGGAAAGCGGCGACCAATGGGCGCCTCGGCTCGGCATCAGCTGGGATGCGTTTGGCGACTCGTCGTTGAAGGTCTACGGCAATGTCGGTCGCTATTATCTGGCGCTTCCCAATAGCGTGGCCATTCGTGGTGCGTCGCCCTCGACGAAGACGAGCGAATATTTCACCTATACCGGTATCGACGCCCAAGGCAACCCGACCGGCCTGACGCCGATCCCGGTGGATCCGAGCGTCGGCGTCTCGTGCTCGGGAAATGTCGTCTCTTCCGATCGCGAGTGTGGGCAGCAACCCGATGTCGCGTCAGTTGCGGCCCACAACCTGAAATCGATGTACCAGGATGAGTTCATGGTCGGCTTCGACAAGACGCTGGGCAGCGACTGGGTCACCGGCGCCAAGTTCACCTACCGCAACCTGGGCACCACCATCGACGATGTCTGCGATTCGGACAAGATGCGCACCAAGCTGACCGCGATTGGCGTGGACCCCAGCACGGTCGATGTTCCCGGGTGCGTCATCTTCAATCCGGGCGAAACCAATTCCTTCAGTCTGGCTAACCTGGATGGGTCCGGCCGCACCGCGCTTTCAATGTCGTCGGCCGATTGGGGCTTCGACAAGAAGGCCAAGCGCAAGTACCTGGCACTGGATCTGTTCCTGCAGCATCCGTTCGACGGCACGTGGGAAGGCCGCATCGACTACACCGTGTCGCGCAACTTCGGGAATACCGAGGGCCAGGTGAAGTCGGACATCGGCCAGGCCGACGTGTCCAAGACCCAGGACTGGGATGCAGCTGCGCTGATGTGGTACTCCGGCGGCTACCTGGCCAACGATCGTCGCCACCAGATCAAGCTTTACGGCTCTTACCAGATCGCACCGGAATGGCTGATTGCAGGCAATATCCGCGTGCTGTCCGGCACGCCGAAGTCCTGCCTGGGGTATGTCAGTATCAACGGCATCAGCGAAAATTCCGCCGCAGGCGATCCGGTGGGCTATGGCTCCTCGTACCACACCTGCAACGGCCAGCCGTCGCGTCCGGGCGATGCCGGCCGCTTGCCATGGACCAAGATCGTCGACCTGGGCCTGACCTACCGCCCGGAATTTGCCGACAAAAAGCTGGCCTTCACCCTGCAGGGCTTCAATATCTTCAACGAGCGCAAGCCGTTGCAGGTGGATTCCATCTGGGAAGACAACCACTACAAGCTGTCCAACACCTACGGCATGGGGGTCAATTTCACCCAGCCGCGCTACACCGTGCTGTCCGTGTCATACGACTACTGA
- a CDS encoding IS5 family transposase (programmed frameshift): MREKNYPSDVSRERFEQIRPILEQARKRTKPVTVDMYEVWCAVLYLLRTGCPWRALPSDFPKWRTVHSYFAKWSEVDDEGMSLLERALKKSQVGAAREKQGRKACSTFLIVDAQSVKNSDTAGQKGYDAGKKVSGIKRHIAVDTQGFPHAVAVTTAEVIDRQGALEALKRCRSGLGRVKRLLCDSGCTGDPFAEGVQDILGKHVTVQIAKRSELHTFKVMPKRWIVERSFAWLEKNRRLWKNCERRLNTSLQFIHLAFLALLLRRS, encoded by the exons ATGCGCGAGAAGAACTATCCAAGTGACGTGAGCCGTGAGCGGTTCGAGCAAATCCGCCCGATTCTGGAGCAAGCCCGCAAGCGCACCAAGCCTGTGACAGTGGATATGTATGAGGTGTGGTGCGCAGTGCTGTATCTGCTACGGACAGGTTGCCCGTGGCGTGCGTTGCCCAGTGACTTTCCGAAGTGGCGCACGGTGCATTCCTACTTTGCCAAGTGGAGCGAAGTGGACGATGAAGGAATGAGCCTGCTGGAGCGGGCGCTTAAAAAATC TCAGGTTGGCGCGGCCCGCGAGAAACAGGGGCGCAAGGCCTGCAGTACGTTCTTGATCGTGGACGCGCAGAGCGTGAAGAACAGTGATACAGCCGGCCAGAAAGGCTATGACGCGGGCAAGAAGGTATCGGGGATCAAGCGCCACATCGCGGTGGATACGCAAGGCTTTCCACATGCCGTTGCGGTGACCACGGCGGAAGTCATCGATCGTCAAGGTGCGCTGGAGGCATTGAAACGCTGCCGATCGGGTTTAGGTCGGGTGAAACGCCTGCTGTGCGACAGCGGCTGCACCGGAGATCCCTTCGCCGAGGGCGTACAGGACATTCTGGGCAAGCATGTCACCGTACAGATTGCCAAGCGCAGCGAGCTGCATACCTTCAAGGTCATGCCCAAGCGCTGGATTGTCGAACGCAGCTTTGCCTGGCTGGAGAAGAACCGGAGGCTATGGAAGAACTGCGAGCGAAGGCTCAATACCAGCTTGCAGTTCATCCACCTGGCGTTCCTGGCACTGCTGCTCAGGAGATCGTGA
- a CDS encoding SIMPL domain-containing protein, whose protein sequence is MLTHLKPLLLALSLAAGTAMTAHAQPASSYTVPSDGTLLNVSAEAEAKRVPDVATLSAGVVTQSADGNAAMRQNAEQMSKVMAAMKAAGIADKDVQTSGISLSPQYTYKVNEAPKINGYQASNTVSLKVRDIARLGKVLDALVAQGANDINGPSFSIDQPEPVYDEARVAALKKAQARAETYAKSLGLKVRRIVSISEGRSGGAVRPMMMAASLRSAKAEMDTPVAPGESTLSINLDVTFELGR, encoded by the coding sequence ATGCTTACTCACCTCAAGCCGTTGTTGCTGGCGCTGTCCCTCGCTGCCGGAACCGCCATGACCGCCCACGCCCAACCTGCGTCGAGCTACACCGTTCCCAGCGACGGCACCCTGCTCAATGTGTCGGCCGAGGCCGAGGCCAAGCGCGTGCCGGACGTCGCCACGCTGTCTGCCGGCGTGGTCACCCAGTCCGCCGACGGCAACGCCGCCATGCGCCAGAACGCCGAACAGATGAGCAAGGTCATGGCCGCAATGAAGGCCGCCGGCATCGCCGACAAGGATGTGCAGACCAGCGGCATCAGTCTGAGCCCGCAGTACACCTACAAAGTGAACGAGGCACCCAAGATCAACGGCTACCAGGCCAGCAACACGGTCAGCCTCAAGGTCCGCGACATCGCCCGGCTGGGCAAGGTGCTCGACGCCCTGGTCGCGCAGGGCGCCAACGACATCAACGGCCCGAGCTTCTCGATCGACCAACCTGAACCGGTCTACGACGAAGCACGCGTGGCCGCACTGAAAAAAGCCCAGGCGCGTGCCGAAACCTATGCCAAGTCGCTGGGCCTGAAGGTGCGCCGCATTGTCAGCATCTCCGAAGGCCGCAGCGGCGGTGCGGTGCGCCCGATGATGATGGCCGCCTCGTTGCGCTCGGCCAAGGCCGAGATGGACACCCCGGTGGCCCCGGGCGAAAGCACGCTGTCGATCAACCTGGATGTCACGTTCGAGCTTGGGCGTTGA
- a CDS encoding Maf-like protein has protein sequence MLYLASRSPRRQELLQRLDVPFQTVQLDVPELRAADESPDHYVQRVALDKAHAGLALVQAADPDAIVLGSDTEVVLGERVFGKPVDVDDAIAMLRALSGRTHQVLTAVVLVCAQRAPAQALVVSEVTFDRLDDAQIAAYAACGEPMGKAGAYAIQGRAERFIRHLSGSYSGVMGLPLYHTSQLLTAFGAH, from the coding sequence ATGCTCTATCTCGCTTCCCGTTCGCCGCGCCGACAAGAACTCCTGCAACGCCTGGATGTGCCATTCCAGACGGTGCAACTGGATGTGCCCGAGCTGCGCGCAGCCGATGAATCGCCCGACCACTACGTGCAGCGCGTCGCGTTGGACAAGGCGCACGCCGGCCTGGCGCTGGTACAGGCCGCCGACCCCGATGCCATCGTGCTGGGCTCCGATACCGAAGTGGTGCTGGGCGAGCGGGTGTTCGGCAAGCCGGTCGATGTGGACGATGCCATCGCGATGCTGCGCGCGTTGTCCGGGCGCACCCACCAGGTGCTCACGGCAGTGGTTCTGGTCTGCGCACAGCGCGCGCCGGCGCAGGCACTGGTGGTGTCGGAGGTCACCTTCGACAGGCTCGATGACGCGCAGATCGCCGCCTACGCCGCCTGTGGCGAGCCGATGGGCAAGGCCGGCGCGTACGCGATCCAGGGCCGTGCCGAGCGCTTCATTCGCCATCTGTCCGGAAGCTATTCCGGCGTGATGGGATTGCCGCTTTATCACACCTCGCAGTTGCTCACAGCCTTCGGAGCGCATTGA